In Paenibacillus kyungheensis, the following are encoded in one genomic region:
- a CDS encoding ABC transporter substrate-binding protein, with protein MLKGKSFKGIHMLCIMMIIVIVLAGCGANNNKSAVDPTAQAAGENVNAESATRTIQHEMGSTEIKGTPKRIVTLYQGATDVLVAYGVKPVGVVEAHTGEPAYDYLKTDLAGVPTVGLETQPNLEEIYNLKPDLIIGSKFRNEATYAQLSEIAPTVMVDQVYDWKKTLDLVGQVLNEQDKGKQLLQAWEDRVADFKKKMGDRLPIQASIVNFRADHARIYYMGYAGLILKELGFTRPASQEQEEWGIKVNSKESIPDMDADVIFVFDSGTDKAAIEKNYQQWTSHPLWKNLKAYKNNQIYKVNEVNWNLAGGYISAGLMLDELYDIYKLEKPQTK; from the coding sequence ATGTTGAAAGGCAAATCGTTCAAAGGTATACATATGTTGTGCATCATGATGATCATCGTGATTGTCCTTGCGGGTTGTGGTGCAAATAACAATAAAAGTGCAGTTGATCCAACAGCGCAAGCGGCAGGCGAAAATGTTAACGCAGAATCAGCAACACGTACAATTCAGCATGAAATGGGTAGCACAGAGATAAAAGGAACACCTAAACGGATTGTGACATTATATCAAGGCGCAACTGATGTATTAGTCGCTTATGGTGTAAAACCTGTAGGAGTAGTAGAAGCGCATACAGGAGAACCTGCTTATGATTATTTGAAAACTGATCTGGCAGGTGTGCCTACAGTTGGACTTGAAACACAGCCAAATCTCGAAGAAATTTATAATTTAAAACCGGATCTTATTATCGGTTCCAAATTCCGTAATGAAGCAACTTATGCTCAGTTGTCCGAGATTGCTCCTACTGTGATGGTGGATCAAGTCTATGATTGGAAAAAGACGCTTGATCTGGTCGGTCAAGTCTTAAATGAACAGGATAAAGGAAAGCAACTGTTGCAAGCGTGGGAAGATCGTGTAGCTGATTTTAAAAAGAAAATGGGAGATCGTTTGCCTATTCAAGCTTCTATCGTAAACTTCCGCGCTGATCATGCTCGTATTTATTATATGGGTTATGCAGGGTTGATACTGAAAGAGCTTGGATTTACCCGCCCAGCATCGCAAGAACAAGAAGAGTGGGGAATCAAAGTAAATTCCAAAGAAAGTATTCCTGATATGGATGCTGATGTGATCTTTGTATTCGATTCAGGTACAGACAAAGCCGCTATCGAAAAAAATTATCAACAATGGACGAGTCATCCATTATGGAAAAACTTAAAAGCATACAAAAACAATCAAATCTACAAAGTAAATGAAGTAAATTGGAATCTAGCAGGCGGTTATATCTCAGCAGGTCTAATGTTAGATGAACTGTATGATATCTACAAATTAGAAAAGCCTCAAACCAAATAA